One Nicotiana sylvestris chromosome 12, ASM39365v2, whole genome shotgun sequence genomic window carries:
- the LOC104234258 gene encoding uncharacterized protein has translation MYRRTLTINWDGLGEDDDDDHFFESSDRLSSVVPQDLASSGSDDEVEFEDSRHSFSASASIKKIRGLDMEKTTINNPPPIVMEDYGMWMAEPGDVKERRKRLLQGMGLTSNKELLKLTSAKVIRAISRKVDTCKDSKTKVNISSKEELKQEEPEPEPEPEPEPEPEPSNSPPILLLRSRSDGDIQFFSVTTKKRKEQLIGDVSKQRLTRTFSGVLAPTTRICQYANSAVMAQPKKGTTSKSSPPQNGSENMPSSTLPNGCTDLGFASFFLIKNLDTGKEFIVKESNEEGMWNKLSDLQTGKQLSMEEFEKSVGYSPVVKELMRRANVSTNDERKLNVNAYLNKSFRYSKKTGVALLKNIKGVANSMSGLITDKEFEQPAPVEQKQNKNSSQWIKVRQQGKIYKDFTALQLCQEIQAHEGSIWTIRFSTDARYLATAGEDRVIHVWEVQECDVMSTKPSDDPNSVSDTPVHPTAGSNSDRPPLPVITHKKKGKTSNKKKGNSLPDYVNVPETVFALSEKPICSLNGHQDDVLDLSWSKSQLLLSSSMDKTVRLWDIETQSCLKMFAHNDYVTCIHFNPVDDDHFISGSLDGKVRVWNVSDRKVVDWTDLHEMVTATCYTPDGQGALIGSHKGSCRMYSASECKLEQKENIELEPKKKSLAKKVTGFQFAPGSSTEVLVTSADSRIRIFDGSDMTYKFRGFRNTSSQISASFSQDGKYIISASEDSQVYIWKREPPKTASGKSKSLINVQTYEYFQCKDVSVAIPWPGSIKNQPPLVDQTQSKRHSKRSPPPPHPTNGSPTREDNSAGANSKRHLPPLPARKNSAVEKIQSSQDEDSAQDSPTDPGVGASESFSSSSPSIRDGDSPSISSSSRFDGSNNQGNVAVQATAWGMVIVTATSGGEIRIYQNFGMPLKASRPTNLF, from the exons ATGTATCGCAGGACGCTGACTATTAACTGGGATGGACTCggagaagatgatgatgatgatcacTTCTTCGAGTCCTCTGACCGTCTTTCCTCGGTCGTTCCCCAGGACTTGGCGTCCTCGGGATCAGATGATGAGGTTGAGTTTGAGGATAGTCGACATTCTTTCTCGGCCTCGGCTTCTATCAAAAAAATCCGAGGCCTTGATATGGAGAAAACAACAATCAACAATCCTCCTCCCATTGTCATGGAAGATTACGGCATGTGGATGGCTGAGCCTGGAGACGTTAAAGAGCGTCGAAAACGCTTACTCCAGGGAATGGGGTTGACAAGCAATAAAGAACTCCTCAAGTTGACTAGTGCAAAAGTTATACGAGCCATTTCAAGAAAAGTTGATACATGCAAAGATTCTAAAACAAAAGTTAATATTTCTTCTAAAGAAGAACTAAAACAGGAGGAGCCAGAGCCTGAGCCTGAGCCTGAGCCTGAGCCTGAGCCTGAGCCTTCGAATTCGCCACCAATTTTGCTGCTCAGGTCGAGATCAGATGGTGACATACAATTTTTCTCTGTAACTaccaagaaaaggaaagaacaacTAATTGGCGACGTTTCTAAACAACGTCTCACCAGGACATTTTCAGGAGTTTTGGCACCAACCACAAGAATATGCCAATACGCAAATTCTGCTGTAATGGCGCAGCCCAAAAAGGGCACCACAAGTAAATCTTCACCACCACAAAATGGCAGTGAGAATATGCCATCATCCACATTGCCAAATGGATGTACTGATTTGGGATTTGCTTCATTTTTCTTGATAAAAAATCTTGACACTGGAAAAGAATTCATTGTTAAAGAGTCAAATGAAGAGGGAATGTGGAATAAGCTCAGTGATTTACAAACTGGAAAGCAACTTTCAATGGAGGAATTTGAGAAATCTGTTGGATACTCTCCTGTTGTTAAGGAACTGATGCGCCGCGCAAATGTTTCAACAAACGATGAAAGGAAACTAAACGTAAATGCATACCTCAATAAGAGTTTCAGATATAGCAAGAAAACAGGAGTTGCTCTTTTAAAGAACATAAAAGGAGTTGCAAATAGTATGAGTGGATTAATAACTGATAAAGAATTCGAACAACCTGCACCAGTGGAAcagaaacaaaacaagaattcCTCACAATGGATTAAAGTCCGCCAACAAGGAAAGATTTACAAAGATTTTACAGCTTTGCAATTGTGTCAAGAAATTCAGGCTCATGAGGGATCTATATGGACAATAAGATTCAGCACGGACGCACGTTACTTAGCAACTGCAGGAGAAGACAGGGTAATTCATGTATGGGAAGTACAAGAATGTGATGTTATGTCTACAAAACCATCCGATGATCCGAATTCTGTTAGTGACACACCTGTTCATCCAACGGCTGGAAGTAATTCAGACCGTCCGCCCCTGCCAGTAATCACACATAAGAAGAAGGGGAAGACTTCTAATAAGAAGAAGGGCAACTCACTTCCAGACTATGTAAATGTACCAGAAACTGTTTTTGCACTCTCCGAAAAACCAATATGCAGTCTCAATGGTCATCAGGACGATGTCCTGGACCTTTCTTGGTCAAAATCTCAG CTGCTTCTTTCATCTTCAATGGACAAGACAGTGAGGTTATGGGATATTGAAACTCAGAGCTGCTTAAAAATGTTTGCGCACAACGATTATG TAACCTGCATACACTTCAATCCAGTAGATGACGATCACTTCATCAGCGGTTCACTGGATGGAAAAGTCCGAGTTTGGAATGTATCTGATAGGAAAGTTGTGGACTGGACAGATCTTCATGAAATGGTTACTGCTACTTGCTACACTCCTGATGGCCAG GGTGCTTTAATTGGCTCACATAAAGGAAGCTGTCGCATGTACAGCGCCTCTG AATGCAAACTGGAACAGAAGGAAAACATTGAACTCGAACCCAAGAAGAAGTCCCTAGCCAAAAAGGTCACTGGTTTTCAG TTTGCTCCAGGGAGTTCAACAGAAGTGCTTGTAACTTCAGCTGATTCGCGTATCAGAATTTTTGATGGATCAGACATGACCTATAAATTTAGAG GTTTCCGGAATACAAGCAGTCAAATTTCAGCTTCATTCAGTCAAGATGGGAAGTATATCATAAGTGCAAGTGAAGACTCTCAGGTCTATATATGGAAAAGAGAACCACCTAAAACTGCAAGTGGTAAATCGAAAAGTCTAATCAATGTTCAAACTTATGAGTATTTCCAATGTAAAGATGTTTCAGTTGCCATACCGTGGCCTGGCAGTATAAAAAATCAACCACCACTTGTAGATCAGACACAATCGAAAAGGCATTCAAAACGTTCCCCGCCACCACCACATCCTACCAATGGATCTCCTACGAGGGAAGACAACTCGGCTGGTGCAAATAGCAAGAGGCATTTACCACCTCTACCGGCCAGGAAAAACAGCGCAGTGGAGAAAATTCAAAGTAGTCAAGATGAGGACTCGGCTCAAGACTCTCCAACAGATCCTGGAGTTGGTGCTAGTGAATCATTTTCGTCAAGTTCTCCATCGATCAGAGATGGCGATTCACCTTCTATATCTTCTTCTAGTAGGTTTGATGGTAGTAACAATCAAGGAAATGTCGCTGTCCAAGCAACAGCATGGGGCATGGTTATTGTGACCGCAACCTCGGGAGGGGAAATCAGGATCTATCAAAATTTTGGGATGCCATTGAAAGCTAGTCGACCGACCAATCTCTTTTAA